Below is a genomic region from Chitinivibrionia bacterium.
AAATTCGACTATGCGATTTGCCACCGTGTTCAGAAATTCGTGGTCGTGCGAGGAAAACAGCACTGCTTCGGGAAACTTTATCAGCCCTTTGTTGAGCGCGGTTATCGATTCCAAATCCAAGTGGTTGGTGGGCTCGTCCAAAATAAGAGCGTTCGCGCCCGAAAGCATTGAGCGCGAAATCATACATCTCTGTTTTTCGCCTCCAGAAAGAACGTTCGACGGCTTTTGCGCTTCTTCGCCCGAAAAAAGCATTCTGCCCAAACAACTGCGGACAAAAGTGTCGTCCTGCGTATTCAAAAACGAGGAAAGCCAAACGATTAAATTGTCGGCGCTCTTAAAAAATTCGGCGTTGTCGCGCGGCATATACGATTGTTTTATGGTAACGCCCCATTCAAATGTTCCCGAAATCGGCTTTGCGTTGCCCGAAATCACGTCGAAAAGCGCCGTTTTTATGTTGTTGTTGTAGCCGATAAACGCGATTTTGTCGCCCGCGTTCACGTTCAGATTAAAATTCTCAAGCGTTATTTCGTCATCGACTTTTACGCACAAATCTTTTACGTTCAGGATATTTTTCCCACATTCTCTTTCGGGTTTAAATTCGACGTACGGAAATTTCCGAGAAGAAGCGGGAAGTTCGTCAACCGTCAATTTTTCAATCATTTTCTTACGGCTCGTCGCCTGTTTTGACTTTGCCACGTTGCTCGAAAATCTGCGGATAAAGTCCTGCAACTGCGCTATTTTCTGGTCGCGTTGTTTGCCTTCCGCTTGACGTTGCGCCGCCGAAAGTTGGCTCGCCTCGTACCAGAAATCGTAGTTTCCGACGTAAACTTTTATTTGTCCGTAGTCAATATCGGCAATGTGCGTACAAACTTGGTTCAGGAAATATCTGTCGTGCGAAACCACAATAACGGTGTTTTCAAAGTCCGCCAAAAAATTCTCGAGCCATTTTATCGACTCGATGTCGAGGTGGTTGGTCGGCTCGTCCAAGAGCAGAATGTCGGGATTGCCGAAAATCGCCTGCGCAAGCAAAACGCGGACTTTTTCGCCGCCGTCCAAGCTTTTCATAAGGACTTCGTGCTTGTCGGTCGAAATTCCGAGACCTTCGAGCATTGTGCCCGCGTCGCTTTCGGCTTCGTATCCGCCGATTTCGCCGAATTCGCCGTAAATTTCCGAAAGGCGCATTCCGTCTTCGTCGCTCATATCGGTTTTTGCTTCGAGCGCGTCTTTTTCTTTAAACAATTCGTAAAGTTTTTTGTGTCCCATAAGAACGGTTTG
It encodes:
- a CDS encoding ATP-binding cassette domain-containing protein; the protein is MISVENLTHTFGAKTLFKDVNLQFTPGNCYGLIGANGSGKSTFLKILSGELEVAKGNIAVENKKRLSFLRQDHYAFDEFTVMQTVLMGHKKLYELFKEKDALEAKTDMSDEDGMRLSEIYGEFGEIGGYEAESDAGTMLEGLGISTDKHEVLMKSLDGGEKVRVLLAQAIFGNPDILLLDEPTNHLDIESIKWLENFLADFENTVIVVSHDRYFLNQVCTHIADIDYGQIKVYVGNYDFWYEASQLSAAQRQAEGKQRDQKIAQLQDFIRRFSSNVAKSKQATSRKKMIEKLTVDELPASSRKFPYVEFKPERECGKNILNVKDLCVKVDDEITLENFNLNVNAGDKIAFIGYNNNIKTALFDVISGNAKPISGTFEWGVTIKQSYMPRDNAEFFKSADNLIVWLSSFLNTQDDTFVRSCLGRMLFSGEEAQKPSNVLSGGEKQRCMISRSMLSGANALILDEPTNHLDLESITALNKGLIKFPEAVLFSSHDHEFLNTVANRIVEFTPSGVIDRPVGFEEYLEDKEIAAKRNAMYKGHKKLEL